One Streptomyces dangxiongensis genomic window, AGGCCGCCGGATCGGCGCCGCGCTCGACGCAGAAGCCGGCCGCCGACGCCAGGAGCGGGCGCGGACCGGTGGGCGGGAAGGCGGTGAGCAGCGCGGCCAGGCGGGGCCCCGCCAGGACGCACTCCGTGTCCGTCGCCTGCCGCAGGCCCTTGAGCATGGCGGCGAAGGCACGTTCGGTGCGGGCGCCGTCGCGAGCGTCGACGGCCTGCTCCAGCTCGGACACGACGGCACCGAGGCCCGGGGCCTTCTGCTTCCTCTTGAAGATCACCGGCACACCTTAGGCCCAGGGGCGGCAGGCGTCACCGTGCGGGTCGTGCGCACAGCGCTGCCGTACGGGTCGTGGGCACGGGCGCGTGTACGTGAGCCAGCACGCGGCGTGCGACTGGAGGTCGCCGGCTCCGCGCCCCGTCCGTCGCACGCGGCCGACCCGCGTCCGGCGCGGCGTGCCGAGCCGGAGTCCGCCGGGCCGGTCCGGTGGCCGGCTCCGGCCCCTGTGTCAGTGGCGGCTGCAACCCTGGACGCATGAACGGAGACGAGCAGTTGCTGCGCGGCCGGGTGTACGGCCGCGACCACGAGGACCAGGAACCCGGCCCGCTTGCGCACCGGACGTACGCCGCGCTCACCGGCGGCCCGCTGGACGGGCTGCTGCTGGACATCACGGGCTGGCGGCCGGAGGAGGTCGACGACGGCGCGGCCCTGCCCACCGAGCTGGGCCGGTTCCCCGGCGGGCGGTCGCTGTACGACCCGCGGCCCGGCGAGCCCCGCGCACCCGGTCCGGGCGTGGCCTGCAGCTTCTATTACTGCGGCGACACGCCCTGACCACGGCCCCGACCACGTTAGACCGGGGTCACGCTGACCTACGACTGGTCGGCGGTGCCGCAGTTCATCCGGGAGTACATCCAGTTCCCGCCGTTCGGCCCTGATCATCTCACCGACTCGCTGCACCACCTGGCCGGCCTCGCCGCACCGACGCCGGAGGCCCCGACGCAGGGCGGCTGAGGGTGCCGACGTGAAGCGTCGTGGCGCGCGGGTGCCGGATGGGTGGCCGCATCGCCCTCACCACCGACGGCACTCCTGCCCGCCATCAGGCGCGTCGACGTGCCGAGGTGGCTACAGCTCGAACTCCAGATGCCCGAGGTCGGTGAATTCCACCTCCAGCCCGTGCGCGCGGCGCCCGCTGTCGCGGAAGTAGACCTCGCCCAGGGCCTCGGCGGCGATCTCGCGGAGCTGGTCCTCGGTGGCGCCGGCTTCCTGGGCCGTGAAGAGGCGGGCGGCGTGGTGGGGCGGGAGGGCGAGGGTGAGGTGACGCAGCCGGGCGTCGTCGGTGCTGCCGGGGGCCGCGGTGAAGCCGAACCGGGCGCGGGTGTCGATCATGATGCCGCCCGTGGTGGCCGCGGTCTGCTTGGCCCTGGCCCTGATCTGCGGCTGCCAGCGCGCGCGGACCTCCCGTTCGAGCCGGTCGGCGAGCTCCGGCCGGGGCTTCCTGATCTCGTTCTTCACGTACCGCTCCACGGTGCGCCGGCTGACGCCGAGCAGCTCGGCCACGCGCCGGGTGCTGCGCCGGTGCTGCCGGACCAGGTAGCGCATCTGTGCCCCGGCGGACTTGGGGAGCGGACGCGTGAACGCGCCCTGCACCGCCTTGTCGAGTTCCTCCGCGACCGTGACCATCGCCGTAACGCTCCTACTCTCCGGTGTCCTTGGCGGTGACCTCGCCGGTCTTGATGTAGCGGGCGAGGTTGGCGACCTTGCCGTCCCGGCCGAGCCGCTCGAACACGTCCGCGCCCCACAGCACGCTCTGGGTGCCCTCGTGCTTGACCATCCCCGGAGACACCCCCAGCCGGAACGAGCCCGGCACGGTCCTGCCGTCGCCGTCGTAGGGCAGGACGTCCAGCGGGCCGGGCCCGTCGGCGGCGTACACGGCGCAGTCCGAGAGGACCGCGACCGGGTAGCGGCCGGTGGCCGCGGCGAGGGCGAGCATCTTGCGGTGCATGTTGACGCGGGCACGGGAGATGACGGTGGCGCGGATGTCAGGTCGCCACGTCGGGCGGGCCAGGGCGGGCCAGGCGTGCCCCGGCTTCCAGCCGCCGCCGCGCGCCTTCTCCTGGAGCTTGCCGATGCCGCCCTTGACGGTCATCTTGACGGCGTCCACGACGATTCCCATCTCGGGGTCACGCCGCTTGTAGCCGTCCATCGCCTTCAGGAACTCGGCCGGGGGCAGCTTCTCCGCGACGCCGAGGTCCGCCATGGTGGTGACGTAGGCGTCGCGCAGCCGCTTGTACCAGCCGTCCAGGAACCGGCCGTGCTCCGGGCGTACCCACGCCTCACGTGGTGCGACGTCGTAGCCCAGCTCGACGGCGTACGCGACCGTAGGAGTGGCGTACCAGGCCGGCCCCTCGGGGCGTTCGCCGGTCGGCGTGAACGGACTGGGCAACAACGCGCCGTCGAGGTCACGCCACTGCTTGGCGACCTTCACCCGGGACAGCTCGACGTGGGAAAGGTCGACCAGCCACGAGCCGGGCAGCGCCGGGTCGAAGACGGGGTCGGTGACGTGTACGGGCGGCGACGCCAGGCCGACGACGGCGCCGTTCGCCGCCGCGCCGAACGCCAGGTTCACGTCGATGCCGACCAGACAGCGCCGCATGCACTCGTCATCGGTCAGATCCCGCGCCCAGTCGTAGGCCTCCTCGAACAGCTTCTCGCCGTGGCCGCGCACGTGGAAGCGGGGCAGCTCGGCCAGGACCGGGTGGCCGTCGGTCGCCTCGCACGGCGCCGGGTCCATCGGCTGCGTGCCCAGCGACCCGGGCCGGTGCTCGGCGTGCCGCCGGCCGTCGGCGTCCGGCTCACTCGCGCGGGTCGGCGGGTTCAGCGCGGTCATCAACTCGAGACCGGTGACGGCCGTGGTGCCGACCGGTGTCATCACCCGCATGGCGTACACGCCCAGTACCCGGGCGAGCTGGGCGGGCCCGAGCTGTGCGGCGTGGCCCCAGGCACGGTCGTCGAGAGCGTGCCAGGAGGGGATGCACACCTGTACGCACCGTCTCCGGCCGCCCTGGGCGGGGCGGTAGATCCGCGCCCAGGGCCCGAACCCGCGTTTGGTGAGCTGCCAGTCGGCACGCTGGAGCTGCTTGACGACCTTGTGCCCGTCCCCGAGCCGCCCGGCGTGCCGCTCGGCCTCGGACAACTCCACGGGCAGGCCGTACCGCTCGCACGCCGCCCGGGTGAGCACCAGCAGCGGGTCGGCGTCCTTCCCGGAGCCGTGCAGCCTCTCCGCCCCGAGCTGAGCCTCCCCGAGGGTCCACTCGACCAGGGCTGGAAGGGACTTGGCGGGCACGTCCAGGATGAGGCCGCCGACGCCGTAGCCGGTCACCTGCCTCTCGTCGTCGGCGTCGAGCACGAGCAGCGGGCCGTGCGCGTACGCGCCGCCGTGCGCGGGAGTGTCCTTCCCGGCGGCCTTCTTCCCGTCCGGGCGGCGCGAGGTCTGCGACGGCCGGGCAGCAGGTGCCGGACGGGGCGCGGCGGCCGGTGCGGGAACAGTGGCGGGGGGAGCGGGTGGGGCGTTGTCGGCTGTGCTCTTGTCCGCGAGGGCGGTCCCTCGGCCCATGGGTGCAGGCGGTGCCTCGGGCGCCGAAACCGTGTCCGGCGCGGCGGCGGTGTCCTCCCGCGGCGCACCGGTGTCTCCGGGGACAGGGTAGAGCTGCGCGAGTTGCTTCATCAGACGCGCGTACGCCTCCCGTTGCGGCGGCCTCGGCTCCGTCCTGCCGGACTCCCAGTCGCCCACGGTCGCGCGCCGCACGCCCAGAGCGGCGGCCACTTCGTCCAGGGTGAGCGCATGAGCCTGGCGCAGCCGCTTGCGCTCCGCCGGCGGCGGCAGCGTGGACCGGGACGCGACCAGCGCGTCCACCGCATCGAACAACTCGGACATGAAGCACCTCCGCCCCCACCCTATGCCCCGAACCGTACCCATGCCGTACTGATCACGGGCAGCCGACGTACGTTTCACGTACGTATCGTGTCCGACATTGGCGTGACAGGCTTGCGGGGGGCGTCAGAAGGCTTCGCAGGGCGGCGTCGGAGTCCCGGAAGGTGGGCCCGGAAGTCCCGGCCGCTGCCACCGAGGCGGGGATCGGTGAGCTGCGGGTCGTGCAGCCGTAGGCGCCTTCGGGTCTCCCGTCCCCGACGACGCCCGTCCGCGCACGGCCTGTCAGACCCCGCGCCTAGGCTGTCCGCACAGGGACCGGCATCGAGGAGCAGTGCAGTGCGGATAGAACGTCACCAGGTAGCCGAGGCAGTCATCTCGGCGGCGCGCGAGGACTTCGCGAACCGGATCGGGCGACAGGTCCGGTCCATGTCGAAGGCCGGCCGGATGGCCACCTACGAGTGGCAGGCCATCGCCGACGAGTTCCTCGACTACCTGGGTACCCTCTCCGCCGAGACGCCCAGCCTCGACACCCCGGAGGCCAAGGCCGTCCTCAAGGACGCCACCGAGGCCGCCGCCGGCGCAGTCGCCTACGCGGCGTACTACCCGCACTGCACCTTCCAAGTCTTCCTCGACTACGTGAACTTCGGCATCGGCTACGACCCCCGTGACGAGGACGGCGCCGACGGCCCGCAGGAGAGCGTCACCCCCGCCGAATGGATCGACGCGTTCTGCCTCGCCATCCTCACCGACAAGTCCACCTTGCACGGTGAGGCCTTCCACTTCGCCCGGGAGAAGTTCACCGAGAAGGCCGAGGGCACCCCGGCCGGCGAACTCGCCACCGGGTTCATGGCCCAGGTCCTCGGCGACACCGGGAACGACGAGGACCCGTACCCGCCCAGTGCGCAGGCGAAGCTGGCGGCCCTCGACGCCGCGCTGGCCCGCCTCCGCAGCCGCGCCGAGGAGACCGGCGAGAGCCTCCTCGACCGGCCGGACAGCGTGGCACTGAACACGCTGCGCGCCGTGGCCGCCGAGGACCGGGAAGCCTTCGACGCGGGCCTGGCCGCCCTCCTGCTCCCGCACACCGCCCTGCACGGCCCCGGCGCCCGCGCGCGAACTCTCCTTCCGCTGCTGCCGCTCGGCCTGGCCGCGCTCGCGTACCGGACGCTGGGCTGGATGCCGGCCCTTCGCACCCCCTACCTCCCGCACGCCCTGGTCACGGGTTTCGAGACCCGCGGCCCGAGGGTCGAGGGCTTCGGCCGGAACCGGCGTCCCGACGCCGTCGCAGCGCTGGCCGCCGGCCCGCTGGTGGTGGACCGACCGGTGTTCGAATACACCGTGCACCCGGACACCGAGGCCCAGTTCGACGAGTACACCCGGGAGGCCTTCACCCCGGAGAACGGGGAGCCCCTCGCCGTACGGCGCCTCGGGAGCGCCATCCGCCACCAGGAACTCCTCTTCAAGTGGCGCGCCGGGAACTCCGCCGACGTCACCGACGCCCAGCTCGAGAACCTGCGGCTGGCCTCCCGGATGGGGGCGGCCCTGTTCCGCGTCGCCCTCGCCGAGCCGGGCACCGAGACCGAGGTGACCATCGACGGACGGAAACACCGCTACCCGGCCGTCCGGGACAGCGGAGCGAGCCCCGCCGCCTGGGAGAACGCCACCGCTTTCGCCCTGATCACCGGCGTACGCGAGGACCTCGCGCCCCTGGTCCTCACCGGCCCCACGGTGGTGGCCGGCAAGGGCGGCTCGGCCTTCACCGCCTACCGGGAGGCCCTCCACGCCTACCTGAGGGGCGTGGACCTGGAGGCGGCGGCGGAGCGGGCGCTGGCCGAGGCGGAGAAGGCCAGGGACTGGGGCTTCTTCCCGCGGCCGGCGGTCCTGCTGTCGCAGCTCGTGGAGGGCGACGAGGAGAGCTTCAACCTGGCGTTGGCCGACGCCCTCGAAGCCCACCGCGACTACTACCGGGTCGGCGACCGGGCCGGGGACCCCGACGCGGCCATAGACCTCAACGTTGTCGCACTGGCCTGCCACGCCCGCCGCCGGGGCTGGACCATCCGGGTCGAGTCCCCCTACCTGCCCCAGAGGCTCCTCCAGGCCGCCGAACGCCTCTAGCCTCCCGCCCGTACGCCGTGCCGGACGGACCCCGCCCGTCACGTGCCCTGCGCTGCTCGCCCGCCCGCGGGCAGCGGAAGAGGCCTCGGCCGGCCAGGTCGGAGCGGCTCTCGGTCCGTGGCGCGTCACCGAAGGGGACGGGGCACTTCCGAGCGCTCCGCACCACGACGCCGGCCCTCACGCCGTGTTAGCCTTGCGTTTTTGCGTGCTCGTGGCGGCTGGCGTTCCTGCCCGTTCGGTTCCCCTTGTTCGTCGGCTGCTCATTCCCGCCGGGCCTTCCTGGGTACGTCTCCACGCGGAAGGCTCTTCATGAACCACCCCAACCGCCCCGGCACCTCGCACGACGACCGTGCCCAGCCGGTGGCCACCGCCCCGACGGCGCCCTCGGTCGCTTCCTTCGCCGACCTGGACCTGCCGGCCGAGGTGCTGCGGACGCTCACCGAACTCGGGGTGCGCGAGCCCTTCCCGATCCAGGCGGCCACGCTGCCCGACGCCCTCGCGGGACGCGACGTCCTGGGGCGTGGGCGCACCGGATCAGGCAAGACGCTCGCCTTCGGCCTGCCGCTGCTCGCACGGACGGCCGGGCGGCGCGCGGAACCCAAGCAGCCCCTCGCACTGGTCCTGGTACCTACCCGGGAGCTGGCCCAGCAGGTCACCGAGGCGCTCGCGCCGTACGCCGACGCGCTCCGGCTGCGGATGGCCACCGTCGTCGGCGGCGTGTCCATCGGCCGGCAGACCGCTGCGCTCCGGGACGGAGCCGAGGTCGTCGTCGCCACTCCCGGCCGTCTGCACGACCTCGTCCAGCGCAAGGCCTGCCGTCTGGGACGGGTCCGGATCACCGTCCTCGACGAGGCCGACCAGATGTGCGACATGGGTTTCCTGCCGCAGGTCACCGAGGCGCTCGACCAGGTCCACCCCGACGGCCAGCGGATGCTGTTCTCGGCCACCCTGGACCGCGATGTCGACGACCTGGTCGGCCGCTACCTCCATGACCCCGTCGTCCACTCGGTCGACCCGTCCGCGGGCGCCGTCGCGACGATGGACCACCATGTCCTGGTCGTCCACGGCCCGGACCGGTACGCCGTCACCACCGAGATCGCCGCCCGCGACGGCCGCGTCCTGCTGTTCCTGGACACCAAGCACGCGGTCGACCAGCTCACCCGGCATCTGCGGGCCAGCGGAGTGCACGCCGCCGCCCTGCACAGCGGCAAGTCCCAGCCCCAACGCACCCGGACCCTCGGGCAGTTCAAGAGCGGCCAGATCACCGTCCTGGTGGCCACCAACGTCGCGGCCCGTGGACTGCACGTCGACGATCTCGATCTGGTGGTCAACGTCGACCCGCCCACCGACCCCAAGGACTACTTGCACCGAGCGGGCCGCACCGCCCGGGCGGGTGAGTCCGGCAGTGTCGTCACCTTGGTGCTGTCGGGTCAGCGCCGCGAGATGAGCCGGCTGATGGCCGAGGCCGGCATCGAGCCGACCGTCTCCAAGGTGCGTTCGGGCGAGGCGGAGCTGAGCCGCATCACCGGGGCCAAGGTCCCCTCCGGCACCCCTCTCGACGGCGGGCCCGCCGCACCCCGTCCCAAGAACGTCAATGCTCCCTTCCGCGGCCTGGGCACCAGCAAGGACGCCTCCCGCGGCACGGGCGGCAAGTCCCGGAAGGCCGACCAGGCCCGCAAGCTCGCCGAGGCCCGCAGGGCGGCGGCGACGCGTCGCGGCGGCTGAGCGAGGCCGACAAGCCCCTTCCACTCGGCCTCGGCGATCCGCAGTCCCGGGCCCTTCCGAGGTGGCGCGGACCCGAGCTGGTCGTTCGCGTCGTTGGGGTTTCCGCACCCGTGAGCGTCTGATACCGGCGTGCGCGGGCGGGCGGGGACGGCCGCCGGCGCCGGCAACCCCCGGCCCGGGCTCTGCGGGCCGCGGGCCGGCGGCGCCGGTGCGGGCTGTGCGGGGTGGGCGTCAGGCGCCCTGGGTCTCGTGCCGGCCGGCGGGGACCTCCTGGGCGCCCTGCGGCGCGGCGGCGGACTCGGCACCGGCCTGCGGCCGGTCGGCGAGCTTGAGCCAGACCACGCCGACGATGATCAGGCCCAGCCACAGGGCCTGGGTGGCGGTGAGGGTCTCGTCGA contains:
- a CDS encoding immunity 49 family protein, which codes for MRIERHQVAEAVISAAREDFANRIGRQVRSMSKAGRMATYEWQAIADEFLDYLGTLSAETPSLDTPEAKAVLKDATEAAAGAVAYAAYYPHCTFQVFLDYVNFGIGYDPRDEDGADGPQESVTPAEWIDAFCLAILTDKSTLHGEAFHFAREKFTEKAEGTPAGELATGFMAQVLGDTGNDEDPYPPSAQAKLAALDAALARLRSRAEETGESLLDRPDSVALNTLRAVAAEDREAFDAGLAALLLPHTALHGPGARARTLLPLLPLGLAALAYRTLGWMPALRTPYLPHALVTGFETRGPRVEGFGRNRRPDAVAALAAGPLVVDRPVFEYTVHPDTEAQFDEYTREAFTPENGEPLAVRRLGSAIRHQELLFKWRAGNSADVTDAQLENLRLASRMGAALFRVALAEPGTETEVTIDGRKHRYPAVRDSGASPAAWENATAFALITGVREDLAPLVLTGPTVVAGKGGSAFTAYREALHAYLRGVDLEAAAERALAEAEKARDWGFFPRPAVLLSQLVEGDEESFNLALADALEAHRDYYRVGDRAGDPDAAIDLNVVALACHARRRGWTIRVESPYLPQRLLQAAERL
- the tap gene encoding telomere-associated protein Tap, which encodes MSELFDAVDALVASRSTLPPPAERKRLRQAHALTLDEVAAALGVRRATVGDWESGRTEPRPPQREAYARLMKQLAQLYPVPGDTGAPREDTAAAPDTVSAPEAPPAPMGRGTALADKSTADNAPPAPPATVPAPAAAPRPAPAARPSQTSRRPDGKKAAGKDTPAHGGAYAHGPLLVLDADDERQVTGYGVGGLILDVPAKSLPALVEWTLGEAQLGAERLHGSGKDADPLLVLTRAACERYGLPVELSEAERHAGRLGDGHKVVKQLQRADWQLTKRGFGPWARIYRPAQGGRRRCVQVCIPSWHALDDRAWGHAAQLGPAQLARVLGVYAMRVMTPVGTTAVTGLELMTALNPPTRASEPDADGRRHAEHRPGSLGTQPMDPAPCEATDGHPVLAELPRFHVRGHGEKLFEEAYDWARDLTDDECMRRCLVGIDVNLAFGAAANGAVVGLASPPVHVTDPVFDPALPGSWLVDLSHVELSRVKVAKQWRDLDGALLPSPFTPTGERPEGPAWYATPTVAYAVELGYDVAPREAWVRPEHGRFLDGWYKRLRDAYVTTMADLGVAEKLPPAEFLKAMDGYKRRDPEMGIVVDAVKMTVKGGIGKLQEKARGGGWKPGHAWPALARPTWRPDIRATVISRARVNMHRKMLALAAATGRYPVAVLSDCAVYAADGPGPLDVLPYDGDGRTVPGSFRLGVSPGMVKHEGTQSVLWGADVFERLGRDGKVANLARYIKTGEVTAKDTGE
- a CDS encoding DEAD/DEAH box helicase, with amino-acid sequence MNHPNRPGTSHDDRAQPVATAPTAPSVASFADLDLPAEVLRTLTELGVREPFPIQAATLPDALAGRDVLGRGRTGSGKTLAFGLPLLARTAGRRAEPKQPLALVLVPTRELAQQVTEALAPYADALRLRMATVVGGVSIGRQTAALRDGAEVVVATPGRLHDLVQRKACRLGRVRITVLDEADQMCDMGFLPQVTEALDQVHPDGQRMLFSATLDRDVDDLVGRYLHDPVVHSVDPSAGAVATMDHHVLVVHGPDRYAVTTEIAARDGRVLLFLDTKHAVDQLTRHLRASGVHAAALHSGKSQPQRTRTLGQFKSGQITVLVATNVAARGLHVDDLDLVVNVDPPTDPKDYLHRAGRTARAGESGSVVTLVLSGQRREMSRLMAEAGIEPTVSKVRSGEAELSRITGAKVPSGTPLDGGPAAPRPKNVNAPFRGLGTSKDASRGTGGKSRKADQARKLAEARRAAATRRGG
- the tpg gene encoding telomere-protecting terminal protein Tpg; protein product: MVTVAEELDKAVQGAFTRPLPKSAGAQMRYLVRQHRRSTRRVAELLGVSRRTVERYVKNEIRKPRPELADRLEREVRARWQPQIRARAKQTAATTGGIMIDTRARFGFTAAPGSTDDARLRHLTLALPPHHAARLFTAQEAGATEDQLREIAAEALGEVYFRDSGRRAHGLEVEFTDLGHLEFEL